In a genomic window of Dyadobacter fermentans DSM 18053:
- a CDS encoding BamA/TamA family outer membrane protein has translation MNPKKCCQEIYFLLLILLISHFAAGQTAATDSTGQVIVGDITVEGNHRTRTGIIMREMDIRKGDTLTAGLLKEKLEIDRRKVVNTNLFVTVDLLTKSSPDSLRTDIRIVVKERWYFIILPVFQLADRNFNEWWYERKRDLSRTTYGVYLSYGNVTGRADKLRFLAEFGFIPKFEVAYTLPYIDKAQKTGITVGTSYSINKNTAFRTWRDKLQYLSSEEINRERFYTYVSLTRRNKYYTFHSVDLRWSYLTISDTIAALNPNYLLNGDKRQRYFQLTYTYSYDKRDNVQYALQGQTAGVQISKTGLLPSDDVNTLYVYGSYRKFVPLGKKFYFNTNVRGRLSFPKRQPYTQTVGLGYRNDLVRGYELYVVDGQDYALVKNELKYKLFSIQKHLSFIPVRQFNTIPLAAYINTFADAGYVKNSYPEFSNTRLGNSMLYGAGAGLDVVTFYNIVARFNVTLNGLGERRFFFNLAREF, from the coding sequence ATGAACCCTAAGAAGTGCTGTCAGGAAATTTACTTTCTGCTATTAATCCTTTTGATCTCCCATTTTGCCGCAGGCCAGACCGCCGCTACCGATAGCACCGGGCAGGTCATCGTGGGGGACATTACCGTGGAAGGGAACCACCGCACGCGCACGGGTATCATCATGCGTGAGATGGACATCCGCAAAGGCGATACGCTGACCGCCGGGTTACTGAAAGAAAAGCTGGAAATCGACCGGAGAAAGGTTGTGAACACCAATTTATTCGTCACCGTTGATCTCCTGACAAAATCTAGCCCCGATTCGCTCCGAACCGATATCCGCATTGTGGTGAAGGAACGCTGGTATTTCATTATCCTGCCCGTTTTCCAGCTCGCCGACCGCAATTTCAATGAATGGTGGTACGAACGCAAACGCGACCTTTCGCGCACCACTTACGGCGTTTATCTCAGCTATGGGAACGTCACTGGCCGGGCCGATAAGCTTCGGTTTCTTGCGGAATTCGGTTTCATCCCCAAGTTCGAGGTGGCCTATACATTGCCTTACATCGACAAGGCCCAGAAAACCGGCATTACCGTAGGGACATCCTATTCCATCAACAAAAACACCGCTTTCAGGACCTGGCGCGATAAATTGCAATACCTCAGCAGCGAAGAAATCAACCGGGAACGCTTTTATACATACGTGAGCCTGACGAGGCGTAACAAATATTACACGTTTCATTCGGTCGATCTGCGGTGGAGTTATCTCACGATTTCGGACACGATAGCGGCGCTTAACCCCAATTATCTGCTGAATGGGGATAAACGGCAACGCTATTTCCAGCTTACCTACACTTACAGCTACGACAAGCGCGACAATGTGCAATACGCATTGCAAGGCCAAACCGCGGGCGTGCAGATCTCAAAAACCGGGCTATTGCCATCGGACGACGTGAATACGCTGTATGTATACGGATCGTACCGCAAATTCGTCCCGCTCGGCAAAAAATTCTATTTCAATACCAACGTCCGCGGACGGCTTTCTTTTCCAAAGCGCCAGCCTTACACGCAAACGGTAGGCCTGGGTTACCGCAACGACCTTGTGCGGGGATACGAGCTTTATGTCGTCGACGGCCAGGATTATGCTTTGGTTAAAAATGAACTGAAATACAAGCTGTTTTCAATTCAAAAACACTTGTCGTTCATTCCCGTGCGGCAGTTCAACACCATCCCGCTCGCGGCTTATATTAACACGTTTGCGGATGCCGGTTATGTCAAAAACAGCTACCCGGAGTTCAGCAACACCCGGCTGGGCAACTCGATGCTGTACGGCGCCGGCGCAGGGCTGGATGTGGTGACGTTCTACAACATCGTCGCGCGGTTTAATGTCACGCTCAACGGCCTGGGCGAGCGGCGGTTCTTTTTCAATCTCGCGCGGGAATTCTGA
- a CDS encoding peptidylprolyl isomerase yields the protein MKTKRPIILAALCLIALQVCAQKPSKKDEVVTIATDKGTMRFILFDETPKHKANFIKLAKDKFYNGLLFHRIIDDFMIQGGDPNSRNAKPDEMLGRGDNGYKIPAEINGKLFHQKGALAAARDNNPAKESSGCQFYIVEGRKWSKGDLEKQSARAARKLTDSQKKVYETVGGTPHLDGAYTVFGQLIDGMDVVDKIASADKDGRDRPEKDIAMKVSVKKMKKKKIARKYGWKYEA from the coding sequence ATGAAAACAAAGAGACCGATTATCCTGGCCGCATTGTGCCTGATTGCCCTTCAAGTTTGTGCCCAGAAACCGTCTAAAAAAGACGAGGTGGTCACCATCGCAACAGACAAAGGCACGATGCGCTTCATTCTTTTCGACGAAACGCCGAAGCATAAAGCCAACTTCATCAAGCTCGCCAAGGACAAATTTTACAATGGATTGCTGTTTCACCGGATTATCGACGACTTCATGATCCAGGGTGGCGATCCTAATTCCCGCAATGCGAAACCCGACGAAATGCTCGGCCGCGGCGACAATGGCTACAAAATCCCTGCGGAAATCAACGGAAAACTTTTCCACCAGAAAGGCGCATTGGCCGCCGCACGCGACAACAACCCCGCCAAAGAGTCGAGCGGATGCCAGTTCTACATTGTGGAAGGCCGCAAATGGAGCAAGGGTGATTTGGAAAAACAATCGGCACGCGCAGCCCGCAAGCTCACCGACAGCCAGAAGAAAGTGTATGAGACCGTCGGCGGCACCCCGCACCTCGACGGCGCGTATACCGTGTTCGGGCAACTGATAGACGGCATGGACGTGGTCGATAAAATCGCCTCGGCGGACAAGGACGGACGCGACCGGCCGGAGAAGGACATTGCGATGAAAGTGTCTGTCAAAAAGATGAAAAAGAAGAAGATCGCCCGCAAATACGGCTGGAAATACGAAGCTTAA
- a CDS encoding SDR family oxidoreductase, with protein MEKKKILITGSNGLLGQKLVALLVSKAHIETIATARGENRLPFQTGYRYVEMDITDPESVDRVLDVERPHVLIHTAAMTNVDQCEIEKDACWKLNVTATETLVAACAKYKIFLEHVSTDFVFDGTSGPYREQDVPNPVSFYGWSKYAAEKAVMSSDIEWAIARTVLVYGIAHDMSRSNIILWVKKSLEEGKAIKVVTDQFRTPTLAEDLALGCFLIADQEAKGIYHISGKDFLTPYEMALATAEYFGLDASLISPTDASAFTQPARRPPRTGFKLTKASNVLGYEPHSFREGIAILAGQI; from the coding sequence TTGGAAAAGAAGAAAATCCTGATCACCGGCTCCAACGGGCTGCTCGGCCAGAAACTCGTAGCACTGCTGGTTTCAAAAGCGCATATCGAAACGATCGCGACGGCGCGCGGCGAAAACCGCCTGCCGTTTCAAACGGGCTACCGTTACGTTGAAATGGATATTACCGACCCCGAATCCGTTGATCGCGTGCTTGACGTGGAACGCCCGCATGTGCTCATCCACACGGCCGCGATGACGAACGTCGATCAATGTGAAATTGAGAAAGATGCGTGCTGGAAATTGAACGTAACGGCCACCGAAACGCTGGTTGCCGCCTGTGCGAAGTACAAAATCTTCCTGGAACATGTTTCTACGGATTTCGTATTCGACGGTACTTCGGGGCCTTACCGTGAGCAGGATGTGCCGAATCCGGTGAGTTTTTATGGTTGGAGCAAATATGCGGCGGAAAAGGCCGTGATGTCGTCGGACATCGAATGGGCCATCGCGCGCACAGTGCTCGTGTACGGCATCGCGCACGATATGAGCCGGAGCAATATCATTCTTTGGGTTAAAAAATCGTTGGAGGAAGGCAAGGCCATCAAGGTCGTAACCGATCAGTTCCGCACGCCTACTTTGGCCGAGGACCTTGCACTAGGCTGCTTCCTCATCGCTGATCAGGAAGCCAAAGGCATTTATCACATTTCCGGAAAGGATTTTCTGACACCCTACGAAATGGCCCTCGCCACCGCAGAATACTTCGGCCTCGACGCCTCGCTCATTTCACCTACCGACGCATCTGCATTTACCCAACCAGCCCGCCGCCCGCCGCGAACCGGTTTTAAACTGACCAAAGCAAGCAATGTGCTGGGCTACGAGCCGCATTCATTTCGGGAAGGGATTGCGATTCTGGCGGGGCAGATTTAG
- a CDS encoding Uma2 family endonuclease encodes MDTPVTFIVGDIMSEDEFFRFCQMNDTLNLERDSEGNIIFMSPAGSLSDNLSSKILIALGLWLDQHGNPGMVFGSSAGFTLPNGAVRSPDVAWVNSQSWDSIPESDQERFAPVCPDFVVEVRSKTDSIFYLQDKMQEYMANGCRLAWLIDKYAQKAYVYEPGKSITEHSSLDIQLSGEPVFPGFNLDLAKITR; translated from the coding sequence ATGGACACGCCTGTTACATTCATTGTTGGAGATATCATGAGCGAGGACGAATTCTTTCGTTTTTGCCAGATGAACGATACGCTCAACTTGGAGCGTGACAGCGAAGGCAATATAATTTTTATGTCACCTGCGGGAAGTTTATCTGACAATCTTAGTTCCAAAATTCTTATCGCGCTCGGTTTATGGCTGGATCAGCACGGTAATCCAGGTATGGTGTTTGGCTCATCGGCTGGCTTCACGCTTCCCAATGGCGCTGTCCGCTCGCCCGACGTTGCCTGGGTTAACAGCCAAAGCTGGGATTCAATACCAGAGTCCGATCAGGAGCGATTCGCACCTGTCTGCCCAGATTTTGTGGTTGAAGTGCGCTCGAAAACTGATAGCATATTTTACTTGCAGGACAAAATGCAGGAATACATGGCTAATGGCTGTCGCCTTGCCTGGTTGATCGACAAGTATGCGCAGAAAGCATATGTTTATGAACCGGGTAAGTCTATCACTGAGCATTCGAGCCTTGATATCCAGCTGTCGGGGGAGCCTGTTTTTCCAGGGTTTAACTTAGATCTTGCGAAAATAACCCGCTAA
- the glgP gene encoding alpha-glucan family phosphorylase: protein MSQQTFTLPYQHPFTADKKLQKSVAYFSMEFAVDQALKIYSGGLGFLAGSHMRSVYALNQNLIGIGMLWKYGYYDQGRKKDGSMQPEFREKMYSFLVDTRIRFQIPMMGKNVWVAAYYLDPETFGSAPMFLLTTDTDGNDESTRAISYSLYDADVKYKVAQCMVLGIGGARLLEALQYEPEVYHLNEAHAVSAVYHLYKKYKSAAEVQKRVVFTTHTPEEAGNEKHDIHFLDKLGFFSGVDLETVRKISGIRDGVFNHSLAALSLSRKANGVSKLHGEVSRKMWKAHPKIAPIGHITNAQNKAYWVDPILEKARIANDVEAIVARKKELKKVLFKTVADQSGKLFDPDVLTIVWARRFAAYKRPDMLVWDVERFKRMMANTDQPVQVIWAGKPYPKDEGAVGTFNHLFYMSHLFPNMAVLTGYELALSKLLKDGADIWLNTPVVTREASGTSGMTAAMNAALNFSTFDGWICEFAKDEHNAFLLPVAKGDDINKQDCDNLMETLERSVIPTYYNAPQKWQQMILNSMNEVSEPFNSDRMAREYYELLYS from the coding sequence ATGTCACAACAAACTTTCACACTCCCTTACCAGCATCCTTTCACCGCGGACAAGAAATTGCAAAAATCAGTTGCCTATTTTTCCATGGAGTTCGCCGTAGATCAGGCATTGAAGATCTACTCCGGCGGCCTCGGCTTCCTCGCAGGTTCGCACATGCGCAGCGTGTACGCGCTCAATCAGAACCTGATCGGGATTGGAATGCTCTGGAAATATGGCTATTACGACCAAGGACGTAAAAAGGACGGCAGCATGCAGCCCGAGTTCCGCGAGAAAATGTACTCGTTCCTGGTCGATACACGCATCCGGTTTCAGATTCCCATGATGGGCAAAAACGTATGGGTAGCAGCCTATTACCTCGATCCCGAAACCTTCGGATCGGCGCCGATGTTCCTGCTCACCACCGATACCGACGGCAATGACGAATCGACCCGGGCGATCAGCTATTCATTGTATGACGCCGACGTGAAGTACAAAGTGGCGCAATGCATGGTGCTGGGCATCGGCGGAGCGCGTTTGCTCGAAGCATTGCAATACGAGCCGGAAGTCTACCATCTGAACGAAGCGCATGCGGTATCGGCCGTTTATCATTTGTACAAAAAATACAAAAGCGCTGCCGAGGTACAGAAGCGGGTCGTTTTCACGACCCACACGCCCGAAGAGGCCGGTAATGAAAAGCACGACATTCATTTCCTTGACAAACTGGGCTTCTTTTCGGGCGTCGACCTGGAGACGGTGCGGAAGATCAGCGGCATTCGCGACGGCGTTTTTAACCACTCGCTGGCGGCGTTGAGTCTGAGCCGCAAGGCCAATGGCGTATCGAAATTGCACGGCGAAGTGTCCCGCAAGATGTGGAAGGCACATCCCAAAATAGCGCCGATCGGCCACATTACCAATGCCCAGAACAAGGCCTACTGGGTAGATCCCATTCTGGAAAAGGCGCGGATCGCTAACGATGTGGAGGCGATTGTGGCGCGGAAAAAGGAATTGAAGAAAGTGCTCTTCAAAACCGTTGCCGACCAGAGCGGAAAACTGTTTGATCCCGATGTGCTGACGATCGTGTGGGCGCGCCGGTTTGCGGCTTACAAACGTCCGGACATGCTCGTTTGGGACGTCGAACGTTTCAAGCGGATGATGGCCAATACCGATCAGCCGGTGCAGGTGATCTGGGCCGGAAAGCCTTATCCGAAAGACGAGGGCGCGGTTGGGACGTTCAACCATCTGTTCTACATGAGTCACCTGTTCCCGAACATGGCCGTGCTGACGGGCTACGAACTGGCGCTTTCGAAATTGCTGAAAGACGGGGCGGATATCTGGCTGAACACGCCGGTCGTGACCCGCGAGGCTTCCGGCACCAGCGGTATGACGGCCGCCATGAACGCCGCGCTGAACTTTTCGACATTCGACGGCTGGATCTGTGAATTCGCGAAGGACGAGCACAATGCATTCCTGCTACCGGTGGCGAAAGGGGACGATATCAACAAGCAGGACTGCGACAATCTCATGGAAACGCTCGAACGCAGCGTAATCCCGACCTACTACAACGCCCCGCAGAAATGGCAGCAAATGATTTTAAATAGTATGAACGAAGTAAGCGAGCCATTCAACTCGGATCGCATGGCGCGGGAGTATTATGAGTTGTTGTACAGTTAA
- a CDS encoding sigma-70 family RNA polymerase sigma factor codes for MTDLPPDIPPLLIQTDKSFEELYHLHWEKVFAVCYQGTRDAGRAEDLMHEIFQSVWERRGELRVHGPAAHYLVRAAKLKLLAYHRDTANRRQIIDQIVGQKAGFEETTQRQVDYQLLSDRVMELVAGLPQPCQEVFVMSRQKGLSNKAIAASLVLSEKTVEYHLTRALRFLSKQLAEYQH; via the coding sequence TTGACCGACCTACCCCCAGATATTCCCCCATTGCTCATTCAAACCGACAAATCGTTTGAAGAACTCTACCATCTGCATTGGGAAAAGGTATTTGCGGTATGCTACCAGGGCACGCGCGATGCCGGGCGGGCCGAGGATCTGATGCATGAAATCTTCCAGTCGGTATGGGAGCGGCGCGGTGAACTGCGCGTGCACGGCCCGGCGGCGCATTACCTCGTACGCGCCGCAAAGCTCAAACTCCTGGCCTACCACCGCGACACGGCCAATCGAAGGCAGATCATTGACCAGATCGTTGGCCAAAAAGCCGGATTCGAGGAAACCACCCAGCGCCAGGTCGATTACCAACTCCTTTCCGATCGCGTAATGGAGCTCGTGGCCGGCTTGCCGCAGCCCTGCCAGGAGGTGTTTGTGATGAGCCGGCAGAAAGGCTTGTCCAACAAAGCCATTGCCGCGTCGCTCGTTTTGTCCGAAAAAACCGTGGAATACCACCTCACACGCGCCTTGCGCTTCCTCAGCAAGCAGCTCGCCGAATACCAGCATTAA
- a CDS encoding FecR domain-containing protein, whose amino-acid sequence MNITPELLKRYTDGQCTPAEMQAVEQWLDDPEAHAEAVTEIPAEVRNEAGPRVWERLQANARQPFWMRYRHYLSGLAAVLLLVSGLVWHIQKVEKPAAGRIAIQTVRTQKGETRQLALPDGSVVMLAYDSELRYPAAFTDSVRRVVLIGEAQFSVKKNAKQPFIVETAAAQTRVLGTVFNVKEYPHEGSTALLVTEGKVRFINKTTTQSAILTAGNAGMITGKQLTTRPVSGADAEVAWLNNALRFDDVPLAQVTRELERRYNVHIDIQTEALKNQRYTGAFKNPSLRAVLGSLSIAVGFRYEVQGESIQFFE is encoded by the coding sequence ATGAACATTACACCTGAACTTTTGAAGCGTTACACCGACGGGCAATGCACCCCTGCCGAAATGCAGGCCGTGGAGCAATGGCTCGACGATCCGGAAGCCCATGCGGAAGCCGTAACGGAAATCCCCGCCGAAGTGCGGAACGAAGCCGGCCCACGCGTGTGGGAACGCTTGCAGGCCAATGCCAGACAGCCATTTTGGATGCGTTACCGGCATTACCTGTCCGGCCTGGCCGCCGTGCTCCTGCTCGTGAGCGGGCTCGTGTGGCACATTCAGAAAGTCGAAAAACCGGCTGCGGGCCGGATTGCTATCCAAACGGTCCGCACGCAAAAAGGCGAGACGCGGCAGCTCGCATTGCCCGACGGCTCGGTGGTAATGCTCGCGTACGATAGCGAGCTCCGCTACCCAGCCGCATTCACCGATTCCGTGCGGCGTGTAGTGCTGATCGGCGAGGCGCAGTTTTCGGTTAAAAAGAATGCAAAACAGCCATTTATCGTAGAAACTGCCGCGGCACAAACGCGCGTGCTAGGGACGGTTTTCAATGTAAAAGAATATCCTCACGAAGGCAGCACAGCCTTGCTGGTAACCGAAGGAAAAGTACGCTTCATCAACAAAACGACCACTCAATCGGCCATTCTGACGGCCGGTAATGCGGGCATGATCACCGGTAAGCAGCTTACCACGCGCCCGGTTTCAGGCGCAGATGCGGAGGTGGCGTGGCTGAACAATGCATTGCGGTTCGACGACGTGCCGCTCGCACAAGTGACGCGCGAGCTGGAAAGGCGCTATAATGTGCACATCGACATTCAAACGGAGGCATTGAAAAACCAGCGGTACACGGGTGCATTTAAAAACCCTTCGCTGAGAGCGGTGCTGGGCAGTTTGAGCATTGCAGTCGGTTTCCGCTATGAAGTACAAGGAGAATCCATCCAGTTTTTTGAATAA
- a CDS encoding TonB-dependent receptor: MQLNYTSPQTGIKNSFAPLRKCMAAVLCATALLNADSLHAQAPVLAKAVNLKLHDVRLSDALAQIGDQTGTSISYSSTQLDVAKKVNANLANIPVKDALHRVVGSSLKELHVQENVITIEANEGRGALRGTLKTSDGKPAEFVNITVKGTGKGAQSDANGQFLIRNIPAGQHTVVIQLLGYEPIERPVTIEADQTVAFEPIFLNEDSKALQEVVISGDINKFSKKESEYVAKMPVSNMENPQVYSALSKTLFTEQLITDFSNIVKNAPGVYKIQANRGINSDGATFYALRGFRTEMAMVDGLPVQTNGEFDPINVEKVEVIKGPSATLFGSAVTSFGGLMNIVTKKPVEIAGGEIGYTTGSFGLNRLTADIYSPINASKNLLLRVNAAYQYQGSFQDAGFRRSLVIAPSLEYRVNERMTVLFNAGIYQGEMTSPSAIFLNRTRQFVARTPDELGFDWNKSYTSNDLTMKTPTINVYGQLKYKLSDSWTSQTAFSSNTRKSDGFYQYQFIRGAVADTLLERNISLQNTTNNAIDVQQNFIGDFKIGSLRNRVVVGLDFLNRTAHNNNSPYIVFDNVSGINNDPNYLKINRTSVEARLATDNAAPTRNYNSGNVYSAYFSDVLNVTDRLLAMISLRIDRFENKGTLNHATRTYVANTQFKQTAVSPKFGVVYQVIKDRLSVFGNYMNGFFNLAPVTQPLPDISGVFKPQQANQLEGGIKLESYQGKLNMTVSYYDIKVDNTTRTEVLVRDGKNYNITVQDGTQYSRGIEVEIIANPITGLNLVAGYSHNDSKLTKSTVALEGRRPANAGPADLANAWISYNLPFGKLKGLGAGIGGNYISEHLTANSVVTGIFTIPSYTVLNSTIFYNTKAWRLGLKFDNMLDKKYFAGQGVLTPQMPKNFSANLTIKF, encoded by the coding sequence ATGCAGCTCAATTATACTTCGCCCCAAACGGGCATTAAAAACTCCTTCGCTCCGCTCCGAAAATGCATGGCTGCCGTGTTATGTGCTACCGCATTGCTCAATGCCGATAGCTTGCACGCCCAAGCACCCGTACTGGCAAAAGCCGTGAACCTGAAATTGCACGACGTCCGCCTCTCCGACGCGCTGGCGCAGATCGGCGACCAGACGGGCACTTCCATTTCATACAGCAGCACGCAGCTGGATGTTGCCAAAAAAGTGAATGCCAATCTTGCCAATATTCCCGTAAAAGACGCCCTGCACCGCGTGGTAGGGTCGTCTTTGAAAGAGTTGCACGTGCAGGAAAACGTGATCACGATCGAAGCGAACGAAGGCCGCGGCGCATTGCGCGGTACATTGAAGACGTCCGACGGGAAACCGGCCGAGTTCGTGAACATTACCGTGAAAGGCACGGGCAAAGGCGCCCAGAGCGACGCAAACGGCCAGTTCCTGATCCGCAACATTCCCGCGGGCCAGCACACGGTCGTGATTCAGCTGCTTGGCTACGAGCCGATTGAGCGCCCCGTGACCATCGAGGCCGACCAGACCGTCGCATTTGAACCGATATTCCTCAATGAAGACAGCAAGGCGTTGCAGGAAGTGGTGATCAGCGGGGATATCAATAAGTTTTCCAAAAAGGAAAGTGAATATGTGGCTAAAATGCCGGTGAGCAACATGGAAAACCCGCAGGTTTACAGCGCATTATCCAAGACGCTTTTCACCGAACAGCTTATTACCGACTTCTCCAACATCGTCAAAAATGCGCCGGGCGTGTACAAAATCCAGGCGAACCGCGGTATCAATTCCGACGGGGCGACCTTCTACGCCTTGCGCGGTTTCCGCACCGAAATGGCCATGGTGGACGGCTTGCCCGTGCAAACCAACGGCGAGTTTGACCCGATTAATGTGGAAAAAGTGGAAGTAATCAAAGGGCCTTCGGCGACGCTCTTCGGCAGCGCGGTGACGTCTTTTGGAGGATTGATGAATATTGTCACTAAAAAACCGGTTGAAATAGCGGGCGGCGAGATTGGGTACACAACCGGCAGCTTCGGGCTCAACCGCCTGACGGCCGACATTTATTCTCCTATTAATGCTTCCAAGAATCTTTTGTTGAGGGTTAATGCGGCTTATCAATACCAGGGCAGCTTTCAGGATGCCGGTTTCCGCCGCAGTCTGGTGATTGCTCCTTCATTGGAGTACCGTGTGAATGAGCGGATGACCGTGCTGTTTAATGCGGGCATTTACCAGGGTGAAATGACGAGCCCTTCGGCCATTTTCCTCAACCGCACACGGCAGTTTGTGGCGCGCACGCCGGATGAGCTGGGTTTCGATTGGAATAAATCCTACACGAGCAACGATCTCACGATGAAAACGCCGACCATCAATGTGTATGGTCAGCTGAAATACAAATTGTCGGATAGCTGGACCTCGCAAACCGCGTTTTCGAGCAATACGCGCAAGTCTGATGGTTTTTACCAATACCAGTTCATCCGCGGCGCCGTGGCCGATACCCTGCTGGAACGCAATATTTCATTGCAAAACACGACCAACAATGCGATTGACGTACAGCAGAATTTTATCGGTGATTTCAAAATCGGCAGCTTGCGGAACCGCGTCGTGGTGGGCCTCGACTTTTTGAACCGCACCGCGCATAATAACAACTCGCCGTACATTGTGTTCGATAATGTAAGCGGCATCAATAACGACCCGAACTATCTGAAAATCAACCGAACGTCGGTAGAAGCGCGGCTGGCAACAGACAATGCTGCGCCTACGCGTAATTACAATTCAGGCAATGTGTACAGCGCCTACTTTTCGGATGTGCTGAATGTGACCGACCGCCTGCTCGCGATGATCAGCCTGCGCATCGACCGGTTTGAGAACAAAGGCACATTAAACCACGCCACACGCACCTATGTGGCTAACACGCAGTTTAAGCAAACGGCCGTTTCGCCGAAGTTTGGCGTGGTGTACCAGGTGATTAAGGACCGGCTCTCGGTTTTTGGAAACTATATGAACGGCTTTTTCAATTTAGCGCCCGTAACGCAGCCGCTGCCTGACATTTCCGGCGTGTTCAAACCCCAGCAAGCCAACCAGCTCGAAGGCGGTATCAAACTCGAAAGCTACCAGGGTAAGCTGAATATGACCGTGAGCTACTACGACATCAAGGTCGACAATACCACCCGCACCGAAGTGCTCGTGCGCGATGGTAAAAATTACAACATTACAGTGCAGGATGGCACCCAATACAGCCGCGGCATCGAGGTCGAGATCATCGCCAATCCCATCACAGGCCTCAATCTCGTGGCGGGTTACAGCCATAACGACAGCAAGCTGACGAAATCGACCGTTGCGCTGGAAGGCCGCCGCCCGGCCAATGCAGGCCCGGCCGACCTTGCCAATGCGTGGATCAGTTACAATCTGCCATTCGGAAAGCTCAAAGGACTTGGAGCCGGTATCGGCGGGAACTATATCAGCGAGCATTTGACGGCCAACTCGGTGGTGACGGGCATTTTCACCATTCCATCCTACACGGTGCTCAACTCGACTATTTTTTACAACACGAAAGCATGGCGACTGGGCCTGAAATTCGACAATATGCTGGATAAGAAATACTTCGCCGGACAAGGCGTGCTCACGCCGCAAATGCCCAAAAATTTCTCAGCCAATCTGACCATCAAGTTTTAG
- a CDS encoding 3-keto-disaccharide hydrolase has product MKKLMLTAFSMAAAFAAHAQLQPAKQTPESSELWNPVPRVVTPGKSSPAVSGFTAPSDAIVLFDGKNLDQWVSGKDGKSAAPWTVADGAMTVAPKSGDIQTKQTFGDYQLHIEWRTPAKVDGNGQGRGNSGVFMQGIYELQVLDSYNNPTYSNGQAGSIYKQTMPLVNAAVGPGEWQTYDVVYTAPHFNKDGQMTHPPYITVIHNGVLVQNHTAIQGTTPYVGQPTIEPHGKGPIKLQDHNNTTSFRNVWIREL; this is encoded by the coding sequence ATGAAAAAATTGATGCTTACCGCGTTCAGCATGGCTGCTGCCTTCGCCGCACACGCGCAACTGCAACCTGCGAAGCAAACCCCCGAGTCCAGCGAATTGTGGAACCCGGTGCCCCGTGTCGTAACGCCCGGTAAAAGCTCTCCGGCCGTTTCGGGCTTCACGGCACCTTCGGATGCTATCGTGCTTTTCGATGGTAAAAACCTCGATCAGTGGGTTTCGGGCAAAGACGGCAAATCCGCTGCACCCTGGACAGTAGCCGACGGCGCCATGACCGTAGCTCCCAAATCAGGCGATATTCAAACCAAACAGACATTCGGCGACTACCAGCTGCACATCGAATGGAGAACCCCCGCGAAAGTGGACGGAAACGGACAAGGCCGCGGTAACAGCGGTGTTTTTATGCAGGGAATCTACGAATTGCAGGTACTCGACAGCTATAACAACCCGACTTACTCCAACGGTCAGGCAGGTTCTATTTATAAGCAAACCATGCCGCTCGTGAATGCAGCGGTAGGCCCGGGCGAATGGCAGACTTACGATGTGGTGTACACCGCGCCGCATTTCAACAAAGACGGCCAGATGACACATCCGCCGTACATTACCGTGATCCACAATGGTGTGCTGGTTCAAAACCACACCGCTATTCAGGGGACGACTCCTTACGTGGGCCAGCCGACGATCGAGCCGCACGGAAAAGGCCCTATCAAATTGCAGGACCACAACAACACAACGAGCTTCCGCAACGTCTGGATTCGCGAGTTGTAA